A stretch of DNA from Paenibacillus albus:
AGGCAGTCTTACTTACTCGTTCCAATCACTAGACATTAGTCTGGACTTGAACGGTAAGAAAGGAGGCGCTTAAACCATGATCGCTGTTGTCGACGTTGGAAATACGAACATCGTGCTTGGGATTTATGAAGCGAAGAAGCTGCTGTATCACTGGCGGCTGAGCACGAACCGTTCGGCAACCGTAGATGAATACGGCATTATGATTCATAACCTGTTCCAAATCGCAGGGGTAAAGCTGGATCAGATCGATGGCGTCATTATCTCCTCGGTCGTTCCGCCGCTTATGCGGACGCTGGAGCAGCTTTGCCAGAAATATATGCGCAAATCACCGCTTATCGTAGGGCCCGGCATTAAGACAGGCCTTAACATTCGTTATGAGAATCCGCGCGAGGTGGGGGCGGACCGTATCGTCAACTCCATCGCGGGGATTGAGAAATATGGCGCGCCGCTTATTATCGTCGATTTCGGTACGGCGACGACATTCGATTATATCGACGTGAGCGGAGACTACCTTGGCGGAGCTATCGTGCCCGGTATCGGCATTTCTACCGAAGCGCTTTATCAGCGCGCGGCGAAGCTGCCGCGAATCGAGCTTGTGAAGCCGAAGAGTGTCATCGGACGCAATCCGGTTACATCCATGCAGGCGGGCATTATTTTTGGCTATGCCGGTCAAGTGGATGGCATTGTTGGACGTATTCGCAAGGAATTTGGTGTTAATCCGCGCGTCATCGCAACAGGCGGCTTGGCTGATCTAATTGCAGCTGAATCGGAGACAATCGAGGAAGTCGATCCGCTGCTGACGCTCGAAGGGCTGCGCATTATTTATGAACGCAATCAAGAATAGGAATAGACGAGCTGGCCAATAAAGAGGCCGGCTTTACGTTTTAGGAGGAGCAATAGATGCCAGGAACACATGATTATCTCGTGCGCGGCACTGCCTGGAATGGGCAGCTGCGTGTTTTTGCAGTTAGAACTACGGTGCTTGTTGAGGAATTGCGCGGTCGTCACAATACAATGCCGACGACGACAGCAGCACTTGGCCGGACAGCTACGGCTGGCGCTATGATGGGTGCGATGCTCAAGGGCAAAGAGAAGCTGACGATTCAAGTCAAAGGCGATGGTCCTGTCGGCTCAATCGTCGTAGATGCGAACGCAGAAGGGCATGTACGGGGGTATGTTGACAACCCGCAGGTGCAGCTTCCCGCTAACGAGCTCGGCAAGCTTGATGTTGCAGGCGCGGTCGGCCGCGAGGGATACATTC
This window harbors:
- a CDS encoding type III pantothenate kinase — its product is MIAVVDVGNTNIVLGIYEAKKLLYHWRLSTNRSATVDEYGIMIHNLFQIAGVKLDQIDGVIISSVVPPLMRTLEQLCQKYMRKSPLIVGPGIKTGLNIRYENPREVGADRIVNSIAGIEKYGAPLIIVDFGTATTFDYIDVSGDYLGGAIVPGIGISTEALYQRAAKLPRIELVKPKSVIGRNPVTSMQAGIIFGYAGQVDGIVGRIRKEFGVNPRVIATGGLADLIAAESETIEEVDPLLTLEGLRIIYERNQE